One genomic window of Geitlerinema sp. PCC 9228 includes the following:
- a CDS encoding MFS transporter, with protein MNTNKRKTLNVFELINMSVGFFGIQFGWGLQMANMSAIFEHLGANAHEIPILWLAAPLTGLIVQPIIGHMSDHTWNFLGRRRPYFLVGAIFSSLALIAMPHSSALWMAAGCLWILDTSVNISMEPFRAFVGDLLPKEQRTQGFSMQSLFIGLGAVTASAMPWLLKNVFGLVETGNQSGEIPFNVVISFYIGAAFFLTTVLWTVFNTREYPPVDMEAFRERQKRNGGLVAGAQRIFSALQEMPQTMRQLSWVQFFSFCGMYSLFLFFPPAVARNVFGATSESSPLYAEGIEWAGICMAVYNAVCFGFSFLLEPLAKATSRKITHSICLLAGAVGLISLAFIEDKYTLLVAMLGVGVAWSSILAMPYAMLVSSIPQHRSGTYMGIFNFFIVLPQISISLGMGWLMENFLNDNRLSAVVLGGFFFIAAAILTQRVNAEAEKGEQAGSTQPATEAGKASKLPGKVEPQL; from the coding sequence ATGAATACCAATAAAAGAAAAACTTTGAATGTTTTCGAGCTCATCAACATGAGCGTTGGCTTTTTTGGCATTCAGTTTGGCTGGGGCTTGCAAATGGCCAACATGAGTGCCATTTTCGAGCATCTGGGTGCAAATGCCCACGAAATCCCCATTTTGTGGTTGGCTGCCCCACTAACCGGCTTAATCGTACAGCCCATTATTGGGCACATGAGCGACCATACCTGGAACTTTCTGGGCAGGCGACGCCCCTATTTTTTAGTAGGTGCGATTTTTAGCTCCCTAGCATTGATTGCCATGCCCCACTCATCCGCTTTGTGGATGGCAGCGGGATGCCTGTGGATTCTCGATACTTCGGTCAACATCAGCATGGAACCCTTTCGTGCCTTTGTGGGAGACTTGCTGCCTAAAGAACAGCGCACCCAGGGCTTTTCCATGCAAAGTTTGTTTATTGGTTTGGGGGCAGTCACTGCTTCTGCCATGCCCTGGTTGCTCAAAAATGTGTTTGGTTTGGTGGAAACAGGCAACCAATCTGGGGAAATTCCCTTTAACGTTGTCATTTCCTTCTACATTGGCGCTGCCTTTTTTCTGACCACCGTTTTGTGGACCGTGTTTAACACCCGGGAGTATCCCCCCGTTGACATGGAAGCGTTCCGGGAACGACAAAAACGCAATGGTGGCTTGGTTGCCGGCGCACAGCGGATTTTCTCTGCCCTGCAAGAAATGCCCCAAACCATGCGCCAGCTTTCTTGGGTACAGTTCTTCAGCTTTTGCGGCATGTATTCGTTGTTTCTATTCTTTCCACCGGCCGTGGCGCGCAATGTGTTTGGTGCAACCAGCGAAAGTTCTCCCCTATACGCAGAAGGGATTGAATGGGCAGGTATTTGTATGGCGGTATACAATGCCGTTTGTTTTGGCTTTTCCTTTTTGCTAGAACCTTTAGCCAAAGCTACCAGCCGCAAAATTACCCATAGCATTTGTTTGCTAGCCGGTGCTGTAGGTCTCATTTCTCTGGCGTTCATTGAAGATAAATATACCTTGTTGGTCGCTATGTTGGGCGTTGGTGTGGCTTGGTCGAGCATTTTGGCAATGCCCTATGCCATGCTGGTCAGCAGCATTCCCCAACATCGCAGCGGTACGTATATGGGAATTTTCAACTTTTTCATCGTTCTGCCGCAAATTTCCATTTCTCTGGGAATGGGTTGGCTGATGGAGAATTTCCTCAATGACAACCGCTTGAGTGCTGTCGTTTTGGGCGGTTTCTTCTTCATCGCTGCCGCCATTTTGACCCAACGGGTGAATGCAGAAGCCGAAAAAGGAGAGCAAGCCGGTTCCACTCAACCAGCGACAGAAGCCGGCAAAGCTTCCAAGTTGCCTGGCAAGGTAGAACCACAATTGTAA
- a CDS encoding ABC transporter ATP-binding protein, with protein sequence MANVKLDRVTKRFDSFVAVDNLDIDIGDREFLVFVGPSGCGKTTTLRMLAGLEEVTEGHISINGEIVNHVPPKDRDIAMVFQSYALYPHMSVYENMAFSLQLHGVDKREIQKRVQAAAEQMGIEHLLNRKPKQLSGGQRQRVAVCRAIVRNPAVFLMDEPLSNLDAKLRVQARAEIGKLHKDLGATFVYVTHDQVEAMTMGTRIAVLNGGILQQIDTPENLYNHPQNVFVAGFMGSPAMNFFDAQLVEGPDGQLFVATDSFKLEIPEEKRELYLPYKGYDVIFGIRPENIHDPNYTPMEIQPVSIQAEVTVTETLGNENIVYLKTGKDREAIGRFDPRSRVRVGDKITATVDMSRFHIFEKRSQEAIASEKEKQR encoded by the coding sequence ATGGCTAACGTAAAATTAGATCGCGTTACGAAGCGCTTTGATAGTTTCGTAGCAGTAGACAACTTAGATATTGACATAGGCGATCGGGAATTCTTGGTTTTTGTAGGACCATCCGGTTGCGGTAAAACCACCACCCTACGCATGCTAGCGGGTTTGGAAGAGGTTACCGAAGGTCACATTTCCATTAACGGAGAAATCGTCAACCACGTTCCCCCCAAAGACCGGGATATTGCCATGGTCTTTCAATCCTATGCCCTGTACCCGCATATGTCGGTTTACGAAAATATGGCATTTAGCTTGCAACTCCATGGCGTTGACAAACGGGAAATCCAAAAGCGAGTGCAAGCCGCCGCCGAACAAATGGGCATCGAACACCTACTCAATCGCAAACCCAAACAGCTTTCCGGGGGGCAGCGACAGCGGGTTGCCGTTTGTCGGGCCATTGTACGCAATCCGGCAGTGTTTTTAATGGACGAACCCCTCTCCAACCTCGACGCCAAATTGCGGGTGCAAGCCAGGGCAGAGATTGGCAAACTCCATAAAGATTTGGGGGCCACCTTTGTCTACGTTACCCACGACCAAGTGGAAGCTATGACCATGGGCACCCGCATTGCCGTGTTAAACGGGGGAATTTTGCAACAAATCGATACGCCAGAAAACTTGTACAACCATCCTCAAAATGTTTTTGTAGCTGGTTTTATGGGCAGTCCGGCCATGAATTTCTTTGATGCCCAACTGGTGGAAGGTCCAGACGGGCAGCTATTTGTGGCCACCGATTCGTTTAAGTTGGAAATTCCCGAAGAAAAACGGGAGCTGTATTTACCGTACAAAGGATACGACGTGATTTTTGGGATTCGTCCTGAAAACATTCACGATCCCAACTATACCCCAATGGAAATTCAACCGGTTTCCATCCAAGCGGAAGTAACGGTAACCGAAACTTTGGGAAATGAAAATATTGTTTATCTAAAAACCGGGAAAGATCGAGAAGCGATCGGTCGCTTCGATCCGCGATCGCGCGTTCGCGTGGGTGATAAAATCACAGCGACAGTAGATATGTCTCGTTTCCATATTTTTGAAAAACGATCTCAAGAAGCGATCGCATCTGAAAAAGAAAAGCAGCGGTGA
- a CDS encoding carbohydrate ABC transporter permease: MESFLTKLPVHVTLLVICAIWLLPALGLLITSFRPREAILETGWWTVLQNPFDANFQLENYIQVLTAEGMGQAFLNSLTITVPATIIPIAMAAFAAYALSWMRFAGRQVIFFIVVGLLVVPFQMTFIPLLRAYNFLGISGTFLGLWLAHTGYGMPLGIYLLRNYIGTLPKDLIEAAQVDGASHMTIFSRVILPLSLPAIASFAVFQFLWVWNDLMVALVFLGGTSDVAPVTYRLSNLVGSRGQDWHLLTSGAFISTIVPLIVFFALQRYFIRGILAGSVKG; encoded by the coding sequence TTGGAAAGTTTCTTAACCAAACTCCCGGTTCACGTTACCCTGTTAGTAATTTGTGCTATTTGGCTGCTACCAGCGTTGGGGCTGTTGATTACTTCATTTCGCCCGCGAGAAGCCATTTTGGAAACTGGTTGGTGGACGGTTTTACAAAATCCCTTTGATGCCAACTTTCAGCTAGAAAACTATATCCAAGTGCTAACTGCAGAAGGCATGGGGCAAGCATTCCTCAACAGTTTGACCATTACCGTTCCCGCCACCATTATTCCCATCGCCATGGCTGCTTTTGCTGCCTATGCCCTTTCCTGGATGCGATTTGCCGGTCGTCAGGTGATTTTCTTTATCGTGGTGGGATTGCTGGTGGTTCCCTTCCAAATGACTTTTATTCCCCTGCTGCGGGCGTACAATTTCTTGGGGATTTCGGGGACTTTTCTCGGTCTGTGGCTGGCACACACTGGCTACGGCATGCCTTTGGGGATTTACCTGCTGCGCAATTATATTGGTACCTTGCCCAAGGATTTAATCGAAGCTGCCCAGGTAGACGGGGCTTCCCACATGACTATTTTTTCTAGGGTGATTTTACCGCTATCGTTACCCGCGATCGCTTCTTTTGCCGTTTTCCAGTTTCTCTGGGTTTGGAACGACCTCATGGTTGCCTTAGTATTTCTAGGGGGAACTTCAGATGTTGCCCCCGTTACCTATCGTTTATCCAATTTGGTCGGTTCCCGCGGGCAAGACTGGCATTTGCTCACCTCTGGAGCGTTTATCTCCACGATTGTGCCCTTAATTGTCTTCTTTGCCCTACAACGGTATTTCATCCGCGGTATTTTGGCTGGTTCGGTCAAAGGTTAG